CGCCGGCCGCATCCACGTCGGCCTGACCCATTACGCCGGCGGCCGCGCCGGCGACCCGCCCTCCAACGCCCTGGCCGAGCGCCTGCGCGCGCTGCCGTTCCGCGTCGGCCGGCTGAAGACCGGCACACCGCCGCGCCTGGACGGCCGCAGTATCGACTGGTCGCGGCTGGAAACGCAGCCCGGCGACGAGCCGCGGCCGGTGTTCTCCTTCCTGGGCAGCGCCGACGAGCACCCCCGCCAGGTGCCCTGCCACATCACCTATACGAATGCGCGTACCCACGCGATCATCAAGGGTGGCCTGGACCGCTCGCCGATGTACACCGGCGTGATCGAGGGTGTGGGCCCGCGCTACTGCCCGTCGGTGGAGGACAAGGTGATGCGCTTCGCCGACAAGGAACGCCACCAGATCTTTCTCGAGCCCGAGGGCCTCGACACCTCCGAGATCTATCCCAACGGCATCTCCACCAGTCTGCCGTTCGACGTGCAGGTCGCGCTGGTGAATTCCATCGAAGGCCTGGAGCGGGCGCGCATCGTGCGGCCGGGCTATGCCATCGAGTATGACTATTTCGATCCGCGCGACCTGCAATACTCGCTGGAGACGAAATTCATCGAGGGCCTGTTCTTCGCCGGCCAGATCAACGGCACTACCGGCTACGAGGAGGCCGCCGCGCAGGGCCTGCTCGCGGGCCTGAACGCCGCACTCAGGGCGCAGGGCGCCCCGGCCTGGTGGCCGCAACGACACGAGGCTTACATCGGCGTGCTGGTGGACGACCTCATCACGCGCGGCACGAGCGAGCCCTACCGCATGTTCACCTCCCGTGCCGAGTACCGCCTCTTGCTGCGCGAGGACAACGCCGACCTGCGCCTGACCGAGACCGGCCGCCGGCTCGGCCTGGTGGACGATCTGCGCTGGGCAGCGTTCAGCGCCAAGCGCGCGGCGATCGAGCAGGAGACGGCACGGCTGGCGCGCACCCGCGTACGGCTGGCGGATGGCGCGAACGTGAGCGTACTCGAGGCACTGCGCCGGCCGGAAATCACTTACGCCAGCCTCATGGCCCTGCCCGAGGCCGGCCCCGGCGTGGCGGATGCGAAGGT
This window of the Nevskiales bacterium genome carries:
- the mnmG gene encoding tRNA uridine-5-carboxymethylaminomethyl(34) synthesis enzyme MnmG, producing AGRIHVGLTHYAGGRAGDPPSNALAERLRALPFRVGRLKTGTPPRLDGRSIDWSRLETQPGDEPRPVFSFLGSADEHPRQVPCHITYTNARTHAIIKGGLDRSPMYTGVIEGVGPRYCPSVEDKVMRFADKERHQIFLEPEGLDTSEIYPNGISTSLPFDVQVALVNSIEGLERARIVRPGYAIEYDYFDPRDLQYSLETKFIEGLFFAGQINGTTGYEEAAAQGLLAGLNAALRAQGAPAWWPQRHEAYIGVLVDDLITRGTSEPYRMFTSRAEYRLLLREDNADLRLTETGRRLGLVDDLRWAAFSAKRAAIEQETARLARTRVRLADGANVSVLEALRRPEITYASLMALPEAGPGVADAKVAEQVEIQCKYAGYIARQQDEIARARLYEDSAIPSDLDYAQVAGLSNEVRQKLSAQRPATLGQAGRIPGVTPAAVSILLVHLKKNGARLQRSA